In Paraburkholderia bryophila, a single genomic region encodes these proteins:
- a CDS encoding AAA family ATPase — MTASIRSLALKNFKCFSDEVRIELRPITLLFGVNSAGKSSVLQALQYMREILDRHNTNADRTLQGGEVVDLGGFLNLVHGRDLQRTIEIEVGMQLGVTSIPELVPESFDEWQTSDEGVWGVYNTLQSVRTKVESVSVRLSVAWNEQREQPIVQSYQVITNGVWCVHIESSGDGRDVRMRLNRENPIFMAEAPDPDAELAELLDFVDPLDLGGDSDPTSEPEVEGNATSSTSAGLRSVLPDIFLAVEEAGMERPGDGLRGWLSGFRGALPQLNRVLNIPAPGAKGAENVYIVREFTAFLSWLTVGPALLLRNELRELRYIGPLRRIPPRGFDVALTKSESAWSNGMAAWETLLTGSEDLVERVSDWMQSADKLATGYAVTREPVQEFNPAQPVPQPVGPVRKRTRLVDAAGLAHQPQDVGVGISQVLPVVVAAQDGNASVVCIEQPELHIHPAVQVGLGDLFIDGAMNQELSFLIETHSEHLILRLLRRIREAAEVTSETLGQQLTPELLGVYCLNKRNGVVWIDKVPVTSTGDFAKPWPQGFFDERGAELF, encoded by the coding sequence ATGACCGCCTCCATTAGATCGCTCGCCCTCAAGAACTTCAAATGCTTCTCGGATGAAGTCCGCATAGAGCTGCGCCCGATCACCCTGCTTTTCGGCGTCAATAGCGCCGGCAAGAGCAGCGTACTTCAGGCGTTGCAGTACATGCGCGAGATCCTCGATCGCCACAACACCAATGCCGACAGGACACTCCAAGGCGGCGAGGTGGTGGACTTGGGCGGCTTCCTGAATCTGGTCCATGGCCGGGATCTTCAGCGGACCATCGAAATCGAGGTGGGCATGCAGCTGGGCGTCACGTCGATTCCAGAACTCGTGCCTGAATCCTTCGACGAGTGGCAAACCAGCGACGAGGGTGTTTGGGGGGTGTACAACACGCTGCAGTCCGTACGGACCAAGGTTGAGTCGGTAAGCGTGCGACTGAGCGTGGCGTGGAATGAGCAGCGTGAGCAGCCCATTGTGCAGAGCTACCAGGTCATCACCAACGGAGTGTGGTGCGTCCATATCGAGTCATCGGGTGACGGTCGCGACGTGCGGATGCGACTCAACCGCGAGAACCCGATCTTCATGGCCGAAGCCCCGGATCCCGATGCGGAGCTCGCCGAACTACTTGACTTCGTCGATCCGTTGGACCTGGGTGGGGACAGCGATCCGACCTCCGAGCCGGAAGTAGAAGGCAATGCGACGTCGTCCACTTCCGCAGGATTGCGGTCGGTTCTGCCGGACATCTTCTTGGCCGTCGAGGAGGCTGGCATGGAGCGCCCCGGTGATGGTCTTCGGGGATGGCTGAGCGGCTTTCGCGGTGCACTGCCTCAACTGAATCGAGTGCTCAATATCCCTGCTCCAGGCGCGAAGGGTGCGGAGAATGTCTATATTGTCCGGGAGTTCACGGCATTTCTGTCGTGGCTCACTGTTGGCCCGGCTCTGTTGCTGCGGAACGAACTGCGAGAACTTCGATACATCGGCCCGCTGCGCCGCATCCCGCCCCGCGGCTTCGATGTCGCACTCACCAAGAGCGAGTCCGCTTGGTCTAACGGTATGGCCGCCTGGGAAACCCTGTTGACCGGCAGCGAGGACCTGGTGGAGCGGGTTAGCGACTGGATGCAGTCAGCAGACAAGCTGGCCACCGGCTACGCGGTGACGCGTGAACCCGTCCAGGAGTTCAACCCCGCCCAACCAGTGCCACAGCCCGTCGGTCCCGTCCGCAAGCGCACACGGCTGGTGGATGCCGCGGGCCTTGCGCACCAGCCGCAGGACGTGGGCGTGGGTATTTCGCAGGTGTTGCCCGTGGTCGTGGCCGCGCAGGATGGCAACGCGAGCGTGGTATGTATCGAACAGCCGGAACTGCACATCCATCCTGCCGTGCAAGTGGGCTTGGGCGACCTCTTCATAGATGGGGCGATGAATCAGGAACTGTCGTTCTTGATAGAGACGCATAGCGAGCACCTAATCTTGCGTCTGCTGCGCCGCATTCGCGAGGCCGCCGAGGTTACAAGTGAGACATTGGGCCAGCAGCTGACGCCCGAACTGTTGGGGGTGTACTGCCTTAATAAGCGCAACGGCGTCGTTTGGATCGACAAGGTGCCGGTGACCAGCACCGGCGACTTTGCCAAGCCTTGGCCGCAAGGCTTCTTCGATGAGCGCGGCGCGGAGCTGTTCTAA
- a CDS encoding SIR2 family protein, with amino-acid sequence MNDTVDRIVPEPLASDYSGKLAYRRPGDSRWRALSEAAYCVIHQVENLEEAARTQIAENRQSVTELLSGALQYTNLGFFAGSGTSLGAANGPSMWKLWTSAMCTDASGKELTAQGEMVCSKIHYGERENPNIEHFLSQCDAYLSFSADADVGSFVNDVKAQILELCSAFLTQEGSDISAYRYLLQKLARRRVRDPRLKVFTTNYDMCFEMAASDLGITVIDGFSYTRNRRFDGRHFNYDVVRRDADRQDFVEGVFHLHKLHGSVSWERDGNEVFEVTSPTADKACLIYPAKGKYQQAFLQPHLELLSRFLDFLRQPNTCLITAGFGFNDDHLSEPIFSAVQANPSLKLILTDHRCIEHVHNEGHHGSSPYWGRFADLAARGFDIHFVGGSFADLVDIIPSLRAMSPAEQLAEAVRRIGMRT; translated from the coding sequence ATGAATGATACGGTGGACAGAATTGTTCCAGAACCGCTCGCTTCTGATTACAGCGGAAAACTGGCCTACCGTCGACCCGGCGATTCGAGGTGGAGGGCCCTCTCTGAAGCCGCATATTGCGTGATCCATCAAGTCGAAAACTTGGAAGAGGCTGCACGTACCCAGATTGCGGAAAATCGGCAGTCAGTGACGGAGTTGCTGTCCGGGGCCCTGCAGTACACGAATTTAGGTTTTTTTGCGGGAAGCGGCACTTCGCTTGGCGCGGCAAACGGACCAAGCATGTGGAAATTGTGGACGAGTGCAATGTGCACCGACGCCAGCGGAAAGGAGCTCACTGCGCAAGGGGAGATGGTCTGTAGCAAGATCCACTATGGTGAGCGCGAGAATCCTAACATCGAGCACTTCCTGTCCCAGTGTGATGCGTATCTCTCGTTCTCGGCCGATGCGGACGTTGGCTCGTTCGTCAACGACGTGAAAGCACAGATACTCGAACTGTGCAGCGCATTCCTCACCCAAGAGGGATCCGATATCTCGGCTTACCGGTATCTGTTACAGAAACTCGCGCGGCGAAGGGTACGTGATCCGCGCCTAAAAGTGTTCACGACAAACTACGACATGTGCTTCGAGATGGCCGCTTCGGATCTCGGGATTACCGTCATAGATGGCTTTTCCTATACGCGCAATCGCCGATTCGACGGACGGCACTTCAATTATGACGTAGTGCGCCGCGACGCGGACCGGCAGGACTTTGTGGAAGGGGTATTTCATCTTCACAAGCTCCATGGATCTGTCAGCTGGGAGCGCGATGGAAATGAAGTCTTCGAAGTCACCAGCCCGACGGCAGACAAGGCCTGCCTGATTTATCCGGCCAAGGGGAAATACCAGCAGGCGTTCCTGCAGCCCCATCTTGAGCTTCTTTCGCGCTTCCTAGACTTTCTACGGCAACCGAACACTTGCCTTATTACCGCGGGTTTCGGCTTCAATGACGATCATCTCTCGGAGCCCATTTTCTCAGCGGTGCAGGCCAATCCAAGCCTCAAACTGATTCTGACAGACCATCGCTGTATCGAACATGTCCACAACGAGGGGCATCACGGGTCGAGTCCCTACTGGGGACGATTTGCAGATCTGGCCGCGCGAGGATTTGATATTCATTTCGTTGGCGGGTCGTTCGCCGACTTGGTCGACATAATTCCCTCGCTTCGGGCCATGTCGCCGGCGGAACAGCTTGCTGAGGCCGTCCGCAGGATAGGGATGCGGACATGA